The sequence below is a genomic window from Nocardioides oleivorans.
CGGCCACCTCGCCGTCGATCTCGGCCACCGCGACGCACTGGTCCTCGCGGGCGGCCGCCGTCGTGACCACACGGGCCACGTCGGCGAGCTGCTCGTCGAGACTTCCCTTGCGCAGGATGTCGCACCACAGGTCACGCAGCTGCGCGACGTCGGTCGGCTCTGCTGCGCGTACGCTCACCGGCGTCCGACTCATCGACCCACCACTTCCTCGAGCACCCACAGTGGCCCCCTGCCGCCTCGTTGCGGCACCACCACCGGGTGAGACTATCGCCCGGCTCCTCCACTCACCATGCCGGATCAGGCTACGCCGAGATAGGCCTCTCGCACCGACGGATCGTCGAGGAGCTCGGCACCGGTGCCGGTCTTCACGATGTTGCCGGTCTCCAGGACGTAGGCGCGGTCGCTGCGCGAGAGTGCCTGCTTGGCGTTCTGCTCGACGACCAGGATCGTCGTCCCCTGCTGGGAGATCTCGGTGATGATGTCGAAGATCTGCTGGATCAGCATCGGGGCGAGACCCATCGAGGGCTCGTCGAGCATCAGGAGCTTGGGTCGCGACATCAGAGCGCGGCCGATGGCGAGCATCTGCTGCTCACCGCCCGACATCGTGCCCGCGATCTGCTTCTTGCGCTCGAGGAGACGCGGGAACAGGCCGAAGACGCGGTCGTAGTCCTCGTCGATGGCCGCCTTGTCCTTGCGGGTGTAGGCGCCCATGTTGAGGTTCTCGGTCACCGACATGCCCGGGAAGATCCCGCGGCCCTCGGGGCACAGGACGAGGCCCTTGCGCAGCCGCTGGTCGGCCCGCAGCTTCGTCACGTCCTCGCCGTCGAAGAACACCGCGCCGGTCGCCAGGCCACGCACCCCGGACAGGGCCCGCATGGTGGAGGTCTTGCCGGCGCCGTTGGCGCCGATCAGGGAGACGACCTCACCCTCGTTGACCTCGACGGAGATCCCGTGGAGGGCCTCGATCTTGCCGTAGTTGAGAACGGCGTCCTTCATCTCAAGCAGCATCGTCGGGCTCTCCCAGGTAGGCGGCGATGACCTTCGGGTTGCGGGCGACCTCGTCGGGCGTGCCCTCCGCGATCTTCTGGCCGAACTCGAGGACGACGATCCGGTCGGTGACACCGAGGACCAGCTTCATGTCGTGCTCGATGACCAGGACCGTGTGTCCCAGGTCGCGGATCCGGCGGATGAGGCCCATGAGGTCCTCCTTCTCCGCCGGGTTGAAGCCGGCAGCCGGCTCGTCGAGGCAGATCAGCTCCGGCTCGGTGGCCAGGGCACGAGCGATCTCCAGGCGGCGCTGGTAGCCGTACGGCAGGTTGCGCGCCAGCTCGTGGGCGCGGTCGGCGATGCCGACGAAGCGCAGCAGCTCCATCGAGCGACGGCGACCGGCACGCTCCTCCAGGGTGTGGCGGCTGATGCCGAGCACCTTGGCGAAGCTGCGCCGGATGCCGCTCTCGGGCAGCTCCTCCTCCGACGGGCGCACCCGGTACATCCGGAACAGCACGCCGGGCACGCTCGTCTTGTGGCGGGCGTCGCAGCCCACCATGACGTTCTCCATGGCCGACATCTCCGGGAAGAGCCGGATGTTCTGGAACGTGCGCGCGATCCCGAGGTGGTTGATCTTGTGGGGCTTGGTGCCCGCGATCTCCTTGCCCTTGAACCGGATCTTGCCCTCGGTCGGGGTGTAGACGCCCGTCATCGCGTTGAAGCAGGTCGTCTTGCCCGCGCCGTTGGGCCCGATCAGGCCGAGGATCTCGCCGCGACGGATCTCGAAGTTGACGTCGTTGAGCGCCACGACACCGCCGAAGCGGAGGGTGACGTGGTCGACCTCGAGCAGCACGCTGCCGTCGGGGCCGGACGTCTCGATCTCGATGGCGTCGTGGTTCGAGGTGTCCTTGAGCACGACCTGCTCCTCGACGGCACCTTCAGTCTTCTGCTCAGGCATCTGCTGCCGCCTCCTCCGCCTCGTGGCGTCGATCCTCGAACTCCCTGGCCCTTCTCCTGCTGGGGGCGAGACCCTGCGGTCGCAGGATCATCACGGCCACCAGCGCGACGCCGAAGGCGAACGGGCGCCAGTCGACGAACTCGCGGAAGCGCTCGGGCAGGTAGGTGAGCAGGAACGCACCGAGGAGCGCACCGAAGATGTTGCCCGACCCACCGATGACGACCATGGCCACGAAGAGGAACGACAGCTGGACCATGAACGCGTTGGGCTCGACGTACTGCTGCTTCGAGCCGAACAGCAGACCGGCGAGACCACCGAGGGTGGCGCCGATGGCGAAGGCCCACAGCTTGAACTTGAAGCCCGCGACACCCATGACGGCTGCGGCGTCCTCGTCCTCGCGGATGGCCAGCCACGCACGGCCGACACGGCTGTTCTCCAGGCGACGTGCCAGGAAGATGATGAGGATCAGGATCGTGAGGGCCAGCCAGTACCAGCGCTCGGCATCGATCGTGTTGAAGAACGAGCGACCGTCGATCTCCGGGCCCGGGGGCACCGGCACACCGATGATGCCGGTCGCGCCGTTGGTCACGTCGTCGAGGTTGCGCGCGGTGATGCGGATGATCTCGCCGAAGCCGAGCGTGACGATCGCGAGGTAGTCACCGCGCAGGCGCAGCGTCGGCGCG
It includes:
- a CDS encoding ABC transporter ATP-binding protein, with amino-acid sequence MLLEMKDAVLNYGKIEALHGISVEVNEGEVVSLIGANGAGKTSTMRALSGVRGLATGAVFFDGEDVTKLRADQRLRKGLVLCPEGRGIFPGMSVTENLNMGAYTRKDKAAIDEDYDRVFGLFPRLLERKKQIAGTMSGGEQQMLAIGRALMSRPKLLMLDEPSMGLAPMLIQQIFDIITEISQQGTTILVVEQNAKQALSRSDRAYVLETGNIVKTGTGAELLDDPSVREAYLGVA
- a CDS encoding ABC transporter ATP-binding protein, with amino-acid sequence MPEQKTEGAVEEQVVLKDTSNHDAIEIETSGPDGSVLLEVDHVTLRFGGVVALNDVNFEIRRGEILGLIGPNGAGKTTCFNAMTGVYTPTEGKIRFKGKEIAGTKPHKINHLGIARTFQNIRLFPEMSAMENVMVGCDARHKTSVPGVLFRMYRVRPSEEELPESGIRRSFAKVLGISRHTLEERAGRRRSMELLRFVGIADRAHELARNLPYGYQRRLEIARALATEPELICLDEPAAGFNPAEKEDLMGLIRRIRDLGHTVLVIEHDMKLVLGVTDRIVVLEFGQKIAEGTPDEVARNPKVIAAYLGEPDDAA
- a CDS encoding branched-chain amino acid ABC transporter permease yields the protein MSQITAAYRGLRLGDRWGGAPQPVRWFVMLLVIAFAFYLPYLNVLPFAYIRTDLTASGSDWASVLFLVVVYMIVAVGLNVVIGLAGLLDLGYVGFYALGAYSVALFGSTNSPVVQAMQSKFGFSEEWAVPFAICIPIAIVMSLVAGVLLGAPTLRLRGDYLAIVTLGFGEIIRITARNLDDVTNGATGIIGVPVPPGPEIDGRSFFNTIDAERWYWLALTILILIIFLARRLENSRVGRAWLAIREDEDAAAVMGVAGFKFKLWAFAIGATLGGLAGLLFGSKQQYVEPNAFMVQLSFLFVAMVVIGGSGNIFGALLGAFLLTYLPERFREFVDWRPFAFGVALVAVMILRPQGLAPSRRRAREFEDRRHEAEEAAADA